The stretch of DNA TGGATGGCGTCGATCTTCCCCTGGGTGCCCCGCGTGCCGAACCCGCCGGGGACGACGATGGCGTCGGCGTCCTCCATCCGGTCCTCGTGGTGGTCGGGCATCTTCTCGGAGTTGACCCAGTCGACGTTGACGTCGACGTTCTTCTCGAGGCCGGCGTGTTTCAGCGCCTCGTGGACGGAGATGTAGGCGTCCTCGAGGTCGTACTTGCCGACCAGCGCGACGTCGACCTCGCCCTCGGTCTGCTGGGTGACCAGTTCGCGCCAGCGGTTCTCGCGCTCGGGTTCGGGCAGGGCCTCGTCGGCGATGTCCAGCTCCTGCATCACGTACTCGTCTAACCCCTCCTCCTCGACCATCAGCGGGACGTGGTAGATGTCCTCGACGTCGGGGTTCGAGAAGACGGCCTCGGTGGGGACGTCACAGAACAGCGCGATCTTCTCCCTGGTGTCGATGTCGAGCTTGTCCGAACAGCGGCCCACCAGGATGTCGGGCTGGAGGCCGATGCTGCGGAGCTCCTTCACGGAGTGCTGGGTGGGCTTGGTCTTCTGCTCGCCGTTCTTCGAGTAGGGGACCAGCGTCACGTGGGTGAAGAGGATGTCGTCCTCGTCTTCCTCGTGGGCGAACTGCCGCAGCGCCTCCAGGTAGGGCATCCCCTCGATGTCGCCGACGGTGCCGCCGACCTCGATGATACAGACGTCGTTGCCCTCGGCGGCCTCGCGGATGCGGCGCTTGATGTCGTCGGTGATGTGGGGGATGATCTGGACCGTCTTCCCCAGGTAGTCGCCGGCCCGCTCCTTCTCGATGACGTGCTGGTAGGTCTTGCCCGTGGTGACGTTGTGGTCGAAGGTCATGTCGATG from Haloarcula litorea encodes:
- a CDS encoding CTP synthase; the protein is MPTEPETDYDPELGRKFIFVTGGVMSGLGKGITAASTGRLLKNAGFDVTAVKIDPYLNVDAGTMNPFQHGEVYVLKDGGEVDLDLGNYERFLDIDMTFDHNVTTGKTYQHVIEKERAGDYLGKTVQIIPHITDDIKRRIREAAEGNDVCIIEVGGTVGDIEGMPYLEALRQFAHEEDEDDILFTHVTLVPYSKNGEQKTKPTQHSVKELRSIGLQPDILVGRCSDKLDIDTREKIALFCDVPTEAVFSNPDVEDIYHVPLMVEEEGLDEYVMQELDIADEALPEPERENRWRELVTQQTEGEVDVALVGKYDLEDAYISVHEALKHAGLEKNVDVNVDWVNSEKMPDHHEDRMEDADAIVVPGGFGTRGTQGKIDAIQHARENDVPYLGLCLGFQLAVIEYARNVLGLEGAHSTELEAETPHPVIDILPEQYEVEDMGGTMRLGAHETDIEPGTLAATLYGGESCTERHRHRYEVNPEYIDDLEAAGLKFSGRSDNRMEILELAPDDHPYFIGTQFHPEFRSRPTRASPPFVGLLEAVLGEDPHGVETGEVSH